TTATGATGGCATTACCGATAAAAAGGAAAAAGAATACGAAAAGCAAAGGGAGTATTTTGATTCTCTCTCTCTCAAAAATTCCTTTCTCACTGTTAGGTTAGGAGAAGCTGTTAAAAAATCAGATGGATCACTTAGACAAAAAGGTGTTGACATTCTCATATGTGTAGATGCCTTGACTATGGCTTATCTGGACTACTATGACACTGGGCTGTTTCTCTTGGCTGATAGGGATTTTATTCCTTTAATTAAAGCTGTGAAGAATGCTGGAAGGAAGACTTTCAGTTTTTGCTATCAAGGACAATTTTCAAAGGAATTAGCTCAGATATTTGACTTCCGATATGGCTTCACCAATCCAGAAATGGAAAAATGGCAAATTAAGCAATAATCAAAAGATAGAACGCGCGCAACTGTGGTTCGTGGTTGTTCTTCTAGGGAGTCCATAAAATCTTTTAGATGCTTCAGAAGATAGTAGAGTTGCTAAAGAAGGGTAGAGTTTGAGTAGTTCTAAACCCTATAGACTAATTGTTAAGGTTCTTTCGAAGTCTAAAGCTAAGCTTTTCAGACTGATTCCTCTCAAATCTATCATTTCTGGTGAACCTTTTGAGGTGTCGTTCCACTTCCAAAACATAAGCGAAGAGACTTTTCCAGGAGCAGACTTCAATTATGACATTGTCTGGCCTTCTCAACAATATAATACGGAAACGATTAAAGTGCCACTTCTGAAAAAGAATGGCTCTTACAATACTCCTAGTGCCACTATTAACGCATTGTCAGATGGTTTTGGTTTAGTCTATATTAGGAAGAGTCCCATGCATGAGGGATTCTATGTAATAAAAGATGAGAAAGGTGGGCTTAGAAATGTTCATTTTTATAGGGGAAAACGTGTAGAAGACTATATCAAAAAGGGTTTTAGCGTAAGTAGCATCAAAGCAAAAACGTGAGAAGAAATCTATGAGCGTTGGGCGTTGATAA
The Candidatus Bathyarchaeota archaeon genome window above contains:
- a CDS encoding NYN domain-containing protein — its product is MRNITGGSPKPLEKVMIFIDGGYLRKLFNDLFGDDNIDFLKLRNYMLDLYNRTPINPFRANLIRTYYYDGITDKKEKEYEKQREYFDSLSLKNSFLTVRLGEAVKKSDGSLRQKGVDILICVDALTMAYLDYYDTGLFLLADRDFIPLIKAVKNAGRKTFSFCYQGQFSKELAQIFDFRYGFTNPEMEKWQIKQ